In Methanomassiliicoccus sp., one DNA window encodes the following:
- a CDS encoding tRNA (cytidine(56)-2'-O)-methyltransferase, which yields MTEIYILRLGHRPERDKRVTTHVALTARAFGAQGIYVSTRDEELERSVRSVVKRFGGDFCITTGVKWKELLRNFEGTMVHLTMYGTHIDDALPHIRNAMTERLLIVVGAEKVPPEVYQAATFNVGMGNQPHSEVAALAVFLDRLKQGEGLRADFQGHMKVIPCARGKKVVTDTE from the coding sequence ATGACCGAGATCTATATCCTTAGGCTCGGCCATCGCCCGGAGAGGGACAAGCGGGTCACCACCCACGTGGCCCTGACCGCGCGCGCCTTCGGTGCCCAAGGGATCTATGTCTCCACCCGCGACGAGGAACTGGAGCGGAGCGTGAGATCGGTGGTCAAGCGTTTCGGAGGGGACTTCTGCATCACCACCGGGGTTAAGTGGAAGGAGCTGCTGCGCAACTTCGAGGGTACAATGGTCCACCTCACCATGTACGGCACTCACATCGACGACGCCCTCCCCCATATACGCAACGCGATGACCGAGAGATTGCTCATCGTGGTGGGAGCGGAGAAGGTACCCCCGGAGGTATATCAGGCCGCCACCTTCAACGTCGGCATGGGAAACCAGCCGCACTCCGAGGTCGCCGCCCTGGCAGTTTTCCTGGACCGCCTCAAGCAAGGGGAGGGGCTCAGGGCCGATTTCCAGGGGCACATGAAGGTGATCCCCTGCGCACGGGGGAAGAAGGTTGTCACCGATACCGAATGA
- a CDS encoding HDIG domain-containing protein: protein MKHVCTVTRLAVAIARSCRADMDLVRAGALLHDIGRSRTHGIQHGVVGEDIARSLSLPEPLVLIIRKHVGAGILPGEAVALGLPDRDYMPSTLEEKIVCHADNLVGDDRYLSSQESYQDFLRKGLDDAGRRMLDMHRELSEVCGGDINKIVLELTSTAEHGPCSKYLEMRIQKWSE, encoded by the coding sequence ATGAAGCACGTGTGCACGGTCACCCGGTTGGCCGTGGCCATAGCCCGGAGCTGCAGAGCCGATATGGACCTGGTCCGGGCGGGGGCGTTGCTACACGATATCGGAAGGTCGAGGACGCACGGCATCCAGCACGGTGTGGTGGGGGAAGATATCGCCCGTTCCTTGTCGCTTCCGGAACCTCTTGTCCTGATCATCCGCAAGCACGTGGGCGCCGGGATCCTGCCGGGGGAGGCCGTAGCGCTGGGGCTGCCGGACCGGGACTACATGCCTTCGACGTTGGAGGAGAAGATCGTGTGCCACGCCGACAACCTGGTGGGGGATGATCGCTACTTATCCTCCCAAGAATCGTACCAGGACTTCCTACGCAAGGGGTTGGACGATGCCGGGAGGAGGATGTTGGACATGCATCGGGAGCTCTCCGAGGTGTGTGGCGGGGACATAAACAAGATCGTTCTGGAGCTTACGTCCACAGCAGAACATGGCCCGTGCTCGAAATATCTGGAGATGAGGATACAGAAATGGTCCGAGTGA
- a CDS encoding photosystem reaction center subunit H — MLEEASELIGLQVYTSNGIFLGNVNNLVIDLENKRVDGLFVSETNPLLVEESRAVNVPFRWIQSVGDIILLKYFPKRVTTKKPAAKI; from the coding sequence ATGCTAGAGGAAGCGTCTGAACTGATCGGATTGCAGGTCTACACGTCGAACGGGATATTCTTGGGAAACGTCAACAACCTCGTTATAGATCTCGAGAACAAGCGTGTGGATGGTTTGTTCGTCAGCGAGACAAACCCCTTGTTGGTCGAAGAGTCAAGGGCCGTGAACGTTCCCTTCCGATGGATCCAGTCGGTAGGCGACATCATCTTGTTGAAGTACTTCCCCAAGAGGGTCACCACGAAGAAGCCGGCCGCCAAGATCTGA
- the trxA gene encoding thioredoxin, translating to MDDLDEIRERKRQELMREAEAVEDWPSQPMDVSDASFNDFIKRYRVVLVDCWAPWCGPCRMVAPIIDALAHELKGKIAFGKLNTDLNPRTSMRFQIEAIPTMLVFKDEEMVDRIVGAKPKDDLARRLKAFL from the coding sequence ATGGATGATCTTGATGAGATAAGGGAGAGGAAGAGGCAGGAACTGATGAGAGAGGCAGAGGCTGTCGAGGATTGGCCCTCGCAGCCCATGGATGTCAGTGACGCCTCCTTCAACGACTTCATAAAAAGATACAGAGTGGTGCTCGTGGACTGCTGGGCCCCGTGGTGCGGACCGTGCCGCATGGTGGCGCCGATTATCGACGCCCTGGCCCATGAACTGAAAGGGAAGATAGCATTCGGCAAGCTCAACACCGACCTGAACCCCCGGACCTCCATGCGGTTCCAGATCGAGGCCATACCCACGATGCTTGTGTTCAAGGACGAGGAGATGGTGGACAGGATAGTGGGGGCCAAGCCCAAGGACGACCTCGCCAGACGCCTTAAGGCGTTCCTCTGA
- a CDS encoding FAD-dependent oxidoreductase: MRLDADITIIGIGPAGLQAAIHAARKKVKVVAVGKTENSALMKAEVENYLGLESMSGRDILRVGREQAIRFGAEVLEEDVIKLTKEQDIFLTVTDSDREIRSKAVILAMGISRAKLNIPGEKELLGKGVSYCASCDAGFFKGRPVAVIGEESEAAESAILLSEIASQVYWVHRELKASQHMLEKVKRTKVEMVPGKALRIVGDPTVNSLEVEGGRTLEVNGVFIALGAKGSIELALDLGVMPDPSGMIAVDGDCRTEMEMVYACGDVTGNPWQLARAVGQGCVAGENAAKAIRQGK, translated from the coding sequence ATGCGATTGGACGCTGATATCACCATCATAGGGATCGGCCCGGCTGGCCTGCAGGCGGCCATCCACGCCGCGCGGAAAAAGGTCAAGGTCGTGGCGGTAGGGAAGACAGAGAACTCTGCACTGATGAAGGCCGAGGTCGAGAACTATCTTGGCCTGGAGTCGATGTCCGGGAGGGACATACTTCGTGTGGGCAGAGAACAAGCTATAAGGTTCGGTGCCGAGGTCCTGGAGGAGGACGTCATCAAGCTCACAAAGGAGCAGGACATCTTCTTGACCGTAACCGACAGTGACCGTGAGATACGGTCTAAGGCAGTAATACTGGCAATGGGCATATCGCGGGCCAAGCTGAACATACCTGGAGAGAAGGAGCTTCTCGGCAAGGGGGTCAGCTACTGTGCCTCCTGCGATGCTGGTTTCTTCAAGGGGCGTCCGGTGGCGGTAATTGGCGAGGAGAGCGAGGCCGCGGAGTCCGCCATCCTATTGTCGGAGATAGCCTCCCAGGTCTACTGGGTGCATAGAGAGCTCAAGGCTTCCCAGCACATGCTGGAAAAGGTTAAAAGGACTAAGGTGGAGATGGTGCCGGGCAAAGCGCTGCGCATCGTCGGCGACCCCACCGTCAACAGCCTGGAGGTGGAGGGCGGAAGGACACTAGAGGTCAACGGCGTGTTCATCGCTCTCGGCGCAAAAGGATCGATCGAGCTGGCCCTGGACCTGGGGGTCATGCCAGATCCCAGCGGAATGATAGCCGTGGACGGAGACTGTCGCACGGAGATGGAGATGGTCTACGCCTGCGGTGACGTCACGGGAAACCCTTGGCAGCTCGCCCGGGCGGTCGGCCAGGGGTGTGTCGCGGGGGAGAACGCCGCCAAGGCCATCCGTCAGGGGAAGTGA
- a CDS encoding helix-turn-helix domain-containing protein translates to MSLENELVAGILREEGGFREALRKVLEEDLKMSIHEFCSQTGLSPSTIYKIMQDQREPNLRTVRDIIRAVRRMETKPHGNFIAVIAARPVLSRIEERTVRLNNRDIRVKEYPANSMEDAIVAAVMAEKDGALAIVCAPIVAPTIQKILTIPVSIVIPRDSILHAIEVAAQKTL, encoded by the coding sequence GTGTCCCTGGAGAACGAGCTGGTGGCCGGCATCCTGCGTGAGGAAGGGGGTTTCCGCGAGGCATTGAGAAAGGTACTGGAGGAGGACCTGAAGATGAGCATCCATGAGTTCTGCTCCCAGACCGGCCTGTCGCCATCCACGATCTATAAGATCATGCAGGACCAGCGTGAGCCCAACCTACGGACGGTGAGGGACATCATACGCGCCGTCCGCAGGATGGAGACCAAACCTCACGGCAACTTCATCGCTGTGATCGCCGCCCGCCCGGTCCTCAGCAGGATCGAGGAGCGGACCGTCAGGCTCAACAACCGCGACATACGCGTCAAGGAGTATCCCGCCAACAGCATGGAGGATGCCATCGTGGCTGCGGTCATGGCCGAGAAGGACGGGGCGCTGGCCATAGTCTGCGCACCAATCGTGGCGCCGACGATACAGAAGATCCTGACCATCCCGGTATCTATCGTCATACCGAGGGACAGCATCCTCCACGCCATAGAGGTGGCCGCTCAGAAAACGCTTTAG
- a CDS encoding ABC transporter ATP-binding protein yields the protein MDGDGMILSIKNLIKTFPKDDTEMIAVSGFQLDVKEGEFICLLGPSGCGKTTVLRIIAGLQSPTSGELTLRGNPITGPGSDRGMVFQEFGLLPWRSVKKNVEFGLEVQKMDDAKKNEISKRFIDLVGLTGFENSHPNQLSGGMKQRVGIARALASNPEILLMDEPFGALDAQTRNLMQKELLRIWEETKKTVIFVTHSVDEAVYLSDRIVVMTGRPGKVKEIYKVSLPRPRDRAHPDFINLRKTILDELEQQRQGN from the coding sequence ATGGATGGGGATGGAATGATCCTCTCTATCAAGAACCTGATCAAGACCTTTCCCAAGGACGACACCGAGATGATTGCGGTCTCGGGTTTCCAACTTGATGTCAAGGAGGGGGAGTTCATCTGCCTCCTGGGACCTTCAGGATGCGGCAAGACCACAGTGCTGAGGATCATTGCAGGGCTGCAGTCCCCCACCTCTGGAGAGCTCACTCTCAGGGGCAACCCCATAACCGGACCGGGGTCCGACCGAGGCATGGTGTTCCAGGAGTTCGGCCTGTTACCTTGGCGATCGGTGAAGAAGAATGTGGAGTTCGGACTAGAGGTCCAAAAGATGGATGATGCGAAAAAGAACGAGATCTCAAAAAGGTTCATCGACCTTGTTGGTCTCACTGGTTTCGAGAACTCCCACCCCAACCAGCTCTCTGGAGGGATGAAGCAGCGTGTCGGTATCGCTCGGGCGCTGGCGTCCAATCCGGAGATCCTCCTCATGGATGAGCCCTTCGGTGCGCTGGATGCTCAGACCAGGAACCTCATGCAAAAGGAGCTGTTGCGCATCTGGGAAGAGACCAAGAAGACGGTCATCTTCGTCACGCACTCGGTGGACGAGGCCGTGTATCTTTCTGACCGGATCGTGGTCATGACCGGGCGGCCAGGCAAGGTGAAGGAGATCTATAAGGTCTCATTGCCCCGACCCCGGGACCGTGCCCATCCAGATTTCATCAACCTCAGGAAGACCATCCTGGACGAGCTGGAGCAGCAAAGGCAGGGGAACTAA
- a CDS encoding ABC transporter permease codes for MSSLLDMRVLRKRFLTRENLIKTSLSIISLPIFLAIWWMLALYFQGQGYQFLPTPPEVWEALVQSWTQDPATRVSLLANIYASLVRFLLGFILAMVIAVPLGLIIGYSEYANALAWPTVEVLRPIPPIAWVPFLLLAAGFFWGPILTIFIGVFFPVLSNVIFGVRSVDPLIIDAAKTQGANRWQVFSKVMFPSSIPYMMAGVKIGLGVGWMCIVAAEMLAAQGGGVGAIIVGGQTVGRYDIMFAGMIAVAILGILTLVAGTLIEGRVKKWMGME; via the coding sequence ATGTCATCTTTGTTAGACATGAGGGTCCTAAGAAAACGCTTTCTCACGAGGGAGAACCTTATTAAAACATCCCTATCGATCATCTCCCTCCCCATCTTCCTGGCGATCTGGTGGATGCTGGCGCTATACTTCCAGGGGCAGGGATATCAATTCCTGCCGACGCCCCCGGAGGTCTGGGAGGCATTGGTCCAATCATGGACGCAGGACCCTGCTACACGCGTTTCTCTCTTAGCTAACATCTATGCGAGCTTAGTGCGTTTCCTGCTTGGTTTCATCTTAGCAATGGTAATCGCTGTGCCGCTAGGACTAATAATCGGGTATTCTGAGTATGCAAATGCCCTGGCCTGGCCGACAGTGGAGGTACTACGGCCCATACCTCCGATAGCATGGGTTCCTTTCTTGCTGCTGGCGGCAGGGTTCTTCTGGGGACCTATCCTGACAATATTCATAGGTGTGTTCTTCCCGGTCCTATCCAACGTCATCTTCGGAGTGCGCAGCGTAGATCCCCTTATTATCGATGCTGCCAAGACCCAAGGGGCGAACCGATGGCAGGTGTTCAGCAAGGTGATGTTCCCTTCCTCCATCCCCTACATGATGGCTGGAGTGAAGATAGGTCTGGGGGTCGGCTGGATGTGTATAGTGGCCGCCGAGATGCTGGCAGCCCAAGGTGGTGGAGTGGGTGCCATAATCGTAGGAGGTCAGACCGTGGGAAGATATGATATCATGTTCGCTGGAATGATCGCAGTGGCGATCCTCGGAATTCTGACATTGGTAGCTGGCACGCTAATCGAGGGCCGAGTGAAAAAATGGATGGGGATGGAATGA
- a CDS encoding ABC transporter substrate-binding protein produces the protein MKKSYLIAAVVAIAAIIVVAGVALSGVLNPTATTKTIKYLDVAPVNQQAYIQSGQIDGGVSWEPYCSDSITNGTGHALLWSGDIWPDHPCCVVAMDQTFINSDRDAALAVLKAHIEANNWIVETVANKNTTEGQANYSLLLTLGASFSNRNTTVVASALEHMTIEYDLTAAQENYFKNFTNSYVSSSLIKASDVPDVDAFVNGLVDTSLLAEVSSVMPVASGSPLTTVRIGYLNGDLHQFSRVVAMSAEVGSLLGLGDRSVFAAYGINAVAPSAMPGSGYANGGAVMTGFAGNDMDVGYLGAPPTILNVANQKLDVSIVALANTEGSALIVNNDIKSIDDLDGTTIGEPGISSIQYLLLLEIADRYGYEVVKS, from the coding sequence TTGAAGAAAAGTTACCTCATAGCCGCCGTGGTCGCCATCGCCGCGATTATTGTCGTAGCTGGTGTAGCACTATCGGGAGTTTTGAATCCCACTGCTACCACCAAGACGATCAAGTATCTCGATGTGGCACCTGTTAATCAGCAAGCGTACATACAATCAGGCCAAATAGATGGTGGAGTGAGCTGGGAACCATACTGTTCTGACTCCATCACCAACGGAACTGGCCATGCCCTTCTGTGGTCCGGAGATATATGGCCGGACCATCCATGCTGTGTCGTTGCCATGGACCAGACGTTCATCAACTCCGACAGGGACGCTGCCCTAGCCGTCCTCAAGGCCCATATCGAGGCCAACAACTGGATAGTGGAGACTGTTGCGAACAAGAACACGACAGAGGGTCAGGCAAACTACAGCTTGTTGCTCACCCTGGGAGCGTCGTTCAGTAACCGCAACACCACCGTTGTGGCCTCCGCTCTCGAGCATATGACCATCGAGTACGACCTGACGGCCGCACAGGAGAATTACTTCAAGAACTTCACCAACTCCTATGTCTCCTCCAGCCTCATCAAGGCATCCGATGTTCCCGATGTGGATGCCTTCGTGAATGGACTGGTCGATACCTCTCTCCTGGCCGAGGTCAGCTCGGTGATGCCCGTGGCTTCCGGTTCTCCCCTGACGACCGTCAGGATCGGCTACCTTAACGGTGACCTGCACCAATTCTCCAGGGTAGTGGCGATGAGCGCAGAGGTGGGAAGCCTACTCGGCCTTGGCGACCGCAGCGTGTTCGCCGCCTACGGAATAAACGCCGTGGCTCCCTCCGCCATGCCGGGCAGCGGTTATGCCAACGGTGGCGCGGTCATGACCGGCTTTGCTGGAAATGACATGGATGTCGGCTATCTGGGAGCGCCCCCGACCATTCTCAACGTCGCCAACCAGAAGCTGGACGTTTCCATAGTCGCTCTCGCGAACACCGAGGGTTCGGCTCTCATCGTCAACAACGATATCAAGAGCATCGATGATCTTGATGGTACGACGATCGGAGAACCGGGCATATCCTCCATCCAGTATCTGCTTCTTTTAGAGATAGCGGATCGCTATGGATATGAAGTGGTAAAATCCTAA
- a CDS encoding helix-turn-helix transcriptional regulator has protein sequence MFELNVESNTPLTPLTDVDEIALQFLTHIGYIPKGYNPKTSVVDTQDSVPYRLFMDCFVRNMKRPWLVEELAAQLRTTKPTIYRHLNKLKAVDILEEVETERDGSLKKGYRIRYGDLRKAWSFTEANVEMAMQNYRQTVDHLQKLIEEENKWQ, from the coding sequence ATGTTCGAGCTCAACGTGGAAAGCAACACCCCTCTCACACCTTTGACGGATGTTGATGAGATCGCCCTGCAGTTCCTCACCCACATAGGGTACATTCCCAAGGGGTACAACCCCAAGACCAGCGTGGTCGACACCCAGGACAGTGTCCCCTACCGCCTGTTCATGGACTGTTTCGTTCGGAACATGAAGAGGCCATGGCTGGTGGAGGAGCTGGCCGCGCAGCTGAGGACCACCAAGCCCACCATATACCGTCACCTCAACAAGCTCAAGGCAGTCGACATACTGGAAGAGGTGGAGACGGAGCGTGACGGGTCCTTAAAGAAGGGCTATCGCATCCGCTATGGGGACCTGCGCAAGGCATGGAGCTTCACCGAAGCTAACGTGGAAATGGCCATGCAGAACTATCGGCAAACGGTGGACCACCTGCAGAAGCTGATCGAGGAGGAGAACAAATGGCAGTGA
- a CDS encoding tRNA uridine(34) 5-carboxymethylaminomethyl modification radical SAM/GNAT enzyme Elp3, giving the protein MGYHEDLVRMILDGEIEDKEGLQRAKISLCRKYSLPGVPRNSEILASVSDKDRPRVQELLRRKPVRTLSGVAVVAVMTSPAPCPHGKCIYCPGGVESGSPQSYTGKEPAARRGASFDFDPYEQVRGRIEQLEAIGHGTDKIDLIIMGGTFTSRPQDYQTDFVKRCFDAMNRSRSDGLEEAQLLNEQAPHRCIGMTIETRPDALTEQQVEMSMSMGMTRVEMGVQILDEDILREVNRGHGLQAVIDGTRMAKRHGLKVCYHLMPGLPGSSPEKDLASFRRVFEDPDFRPDMLKLYPTLVVKGTKLFDMWSKDEYRPYTTEEAVEVMAEMKRIVPPWVRIQRIQRDIPVPLIHAGVDKGHLRELIKERMRSQGHGCRCIRCREVGLMGIRNYGPEDVSINETYYDASGGQEHFISLDIKDRDALIGYVRLRTGNSPLASIRELKVFGRMAPISQKGDGWQHHGHGKELVSLAEERAREEGCRSIRVTSGVGVRNYYRAIGYQRVGAYMEKRLF; this is encoded by the coding sequence TTGGGCTATCATGAGGACCTCGTCAGGATGATCCTGGATGGGGAGATAGAGGACAAGGAGGGGCTGCAGCGGGCCAAGATCTCCCTGTGCCGGAAATATTCTCTACCAGGAGTGCCGCGCAACTCCGAGATATTGGCATCGGTCAGCGATAAGGACCGGCCAAGGGTTCAGGAGCTGCTGCGTCGCAAGCCCGTACGCACGCTATCCGGAGTGGCGGTGGTGGCGGTGATGACCTCCCCCGCCCCATGTCCCCATGGGAAGTGCATATACTGCCCTGGAGGGGTGGAGAGCGGGTCCCCGCAATCGTATACTGGCAAGGAGCCTGCGGCCCGCAGGGGGGCGTCCTTCGACTTCGACCCTTACGAACAGGTGCGGGGACGCATAGAGCAGTTGGAGGCCATAGGCCATGGTACGGACAAGATAGACCTGATAATCATGGGCGGCACCTTCACCTCCCGCCCCCAAGATTACCAAACAGACTTCGTCAAGCGCTGCTTCGACGCCATGAACCGATCTCGGTCCGATGGTCTAGAGGAGGCCCAGCTCCTCAACGAGCAGGCGCCGCACCGCTGTATAGGCATGACCATCGAGACCAGGCCAGATGCTCTCACGGAGCAGCAGGTGGAAATGTCCATGTCCATGGGCATGACGCGGGTGGAGATGGGCGTCCAGATACTGGACGAGGACATCCTGAGAGAGGTGAACCGCGGCCATGGTCTGCAGGCGGTGATCGACGGCACCCGTATGGCGAAGCGACACGGGCTCAAGGTCTGCTACCATCTCATGCCCGGCCTCCCCGGTTCGTCCCCTGAGAAGGACCTGGCCAGTTTCCGACGGGTGTTCGAGGACCCAGACTTCCGTCCGGACATGCTGAAGCTGTACCCTACTCTGGTGGTCAAGGGGACCAAGCTGTTCGACATGTGGTCCAAGGATGAGTACCGACCGTACACCACGGAGGAGGCGGTAGAGGTCATGGCGGAGATGAAAAGGATCGTACCGCCGTGGGTGAGGATCCAACGCATCCAGAGGGACATACCGGTACCGCTCATCCACGCGGGGGTGGACAAGGGGCACCTGCGAGAGCTGATAAAGGAGCGCATGAGGTCCCAGGGCCACGGGTGCCGGTGCATCCGCTGCCGAGAGGTCGGCCTCATGGGCATCAGGAACTACGGCCCCGAGGACGTATCGATCAATGAGACCTACTACGATGCTTCTGGCGGCCAGGAGCACTTCATATCCCTGGACATCAAGGACCGGGACGCTCTAATCGGTTACGTTCGCCTGCGCACCGGGAATAGTCCCCTGGCCAGCATAAGGGAGCTGAAGGTCTTCGGACGCATGGCGCCCATCAGCCAGAAGGGAGATGGATGGCAGCACCACGGCCACGGGAAGGAGCTCGTGTCCCTGGCCGAGGAGAGAGCGCGGGAGGAGGGATGCAGGTCGATCAGGGTCACGAGCGGGGTCGGCGTGCGTAACTACTACCGGGCTATCGGCTACCAGAGGGTCGGAGCGTACATGGAAAAGCGATTGTTCTGA
- the msrB gene encoding peptide-methionine (R)-S-oxide reductase MsrB, with product MYTGSRGRIVRSVEEWRESLTADQFRILRQNGTERPFVNQYWNNHDIGTYACAGCGNELFLSENQFDSGTGWPCFSSPCGGDSVETSLEVRFGRRRIAVSCAHCGGHLGHVCDDSSQMTGLRYCINSGAMTFFPNRKLKKLKRK from the coding sequence ATGTATACAGGCTCCAGGGGAAGGATAGTAAGGTCTGTAGAGGAATGGAGGGAGAGCCTGACCGCAGATCAGTTTCGCATACTGCGGCAGAACGGCACCGAGAGACCTTTTGTGAACCAGTATTGGAACAACCATGACATCGGGACCTACGCATGCGCGGGATGCGGAAATGAGCTGTTCCTGTCCGAGAACCAGTTCGACTCCGGCACGGGTTGGCCTTGCTTCTCCTCTCCCTGCGGAGGGGATTCGGTGGAGACCAGCCTGGAGGTGCGGTTCGGAAGGAGACGCATCGCCGTGTCCTGTGCTCATTGCGGAGGGCATCTCGGCCACGTGTGCGATGACAGCTCTCAGATGACCGGACTAAGGTACTGCATCAACTCCGGCGCCATGACATTCTTCCCGAACAGGAAGCTGAAGAAACTGAAGAGAAAATAA
- a CDS encoding PRC-barrel domain protein: protein MRKFITELKGKTVMTNDGQILGMIENFLVNTSSGDIQNVLVVPAEEVETRLYKTDPQGRLVLPFSEMRAVRDVVVMSVSNA, encoded by the coding sequence ATGCGAAAATTCATTACAGAGCTCAAGGGAAAGACCGTAATGACCAACGATGGGCAGATCCTCGGCATGATCGAGAACTTTTTGGTGAACACCTCATCCGGAGATATCCAGAACGTGCTGGTAGTACCTGCCGAAGAGGTAGAGACCAGGCTTTACAAGACCGATCCCCAGGGACGCCTGGTCCTCCCGTTCAGCGAGATGAGGGCGGTCCGAGACGTCGTGGTCATGTCCGTTTCCAACGCCTGA